One genomic window of Gammaproteobacteria bacterium includes the following:
- the ald gene encoding alanine dehydrogenase, giving the protein MRIGIPTEVKPHEGRVALIPAACKELSRAGNEVYVERGAGLESGFGDYDYLAVGARICADAGELYARAELVVKVKEPVDADLAHLRREHLLFCFLHLAANRELAARLRDIGLTAIAFETVEHNGALPLLAPMSEIAGRLSVQVATHLLHQPQGGSGIMLGGLAAAERGNVVVLGAGVAGGAAAAVAAALGANVTVFDLDRERLSRMRNLSPNVTALYSFRHDIETALPAADLLVGAVLLPGKRSPQLVTREMIKCMRPGSVITDISVDQGGCVETSRPTSYADPVYIEEGVQHFTVTNMPGAVPRTSSKALSASLMSFVARLTRPDWDTHAALRAGINVRAGQFENPIIRAELHDL; this is encoded by the coding sequence CCCACAGAAGTCAAACCGCACGAAGGCCGCGTTGCGCTTATACCCGCGGCGTGCAAGGAGTTGTCGCGGGCAGGTAATGAAGTCTACGTGGAGCGCGGTGCCGGTCTGGAAAGCGGCTTCGGCGACTACGACTACCTCGCGGTCGGGGCGCGGATTTGCGCCGATGCCGGCGAGCTTTATGCGCGCGCCGAACTGGTGGTCAAGGTCAAGGAACCCGTTGACGCGGACCTCGCGCATCTGCGCCGCGAACACCTGCTGTTCTGCTTTTTACACCTGGCGGCGAACCGCGAACTTGCCGCGCGTCTGCGCGACATCGGTCTCACCGCAATCGCATTCGAGACGGTGGAACATAACGGCGCGCTGCCGCTGCTCGCGCCCATGAGCGAGATCGCCGGACGTTTGTCGGTGCAGGTCGCCACGCACCTGCTGCATCAGCCGCAGGGCGGATCGGGCATCATGCTGGGCGGCTTGGCGGCCGCCGAACGTGGCAACGTGGTGGTGCTGGGCGCCGGTGTGGCCGGCGGTGCGGCCGCGGCGGTGGCGGCGGCACTGGGCGCGAATGTCACGGTGTTCGATCTCGATCGTGAGCGACTGTCGCGCATGCGGAACCTGAGCCCAAATGTCACCGCGCTATATTCGTTCCGTCACGATATCGAGACGGCGTTGCCAGCGGCCGATCTGCTGGTGGGGGCGGTGTTGTTGCCGGGCAAGCGTTCGCCGCAGCTGGTGACGCGCGAGATGATCAAATGCATGCGCCCCGGCAGCGTGATCACCGATATTTCGGTCGATCAGGGCGGTTGCGTGGAGACCAGCCGGCCGACCAGCTACGCGGACCCCGTTTATATCGAGGAGGGCGTGCAGCATTTCACCGTCACCAACATGCCGGGCGCGGTGCCGCGCACGTCCTCCAAGGCGCTATCCGCGAGTCTTATGAGTTTCGTGGCCAGGCTCACCAGGCCCGACTGGGACACGCACGCGGCACTGCGCGCCGGCATCAACGTGCGCGCCGGCCAGTTCGAGAATCCGATTATACGTGCCGAGCTACATGACTTATAA